From one Marinobacter sp. LV10MA510-1 genomic stretch:
- the pheS gene encoding phenylalanine--tRNA ligase subunit alpha, producing MENLKQLVQDGLAAVASADNLQALDHIRVEYLGKKGAITQQAKTLGKLSSDERPAAGQKINDAKGQVEQAINARRSDLERIAIEAKLASESIDVTLPGRGQELGGLHPVTRTLQRIEDFFASAGYSVEQGPEIEDDYHNFEALNIPGHHPARAMHDTFYFNSGTLLRTHTSPVQIRTMEAGKPPFRMICPGRVYRCDSDMTHTPMFHQVEGLLIEKNVSFADLKSTVEEFLRVFFERDLKVRFRPSYFPFTEPSAEVDIEWGREADGTIKWLEVMGCGMVHPKVFEHCGIDAEEYRGFAFGMGVERLAMLRYGVNDLRMFFENDLRFLRQFR from the coding sequence ATGGAAAACCTGAAGCAGCTGGTTCAGGACGGGTTAGCGGCGGTTGCAAGTGCCGACAACCTGCAGGCGCTTGATCACATTCGTGTGGAATACCTGGGCAAAAAAGGGGCGATTACCCAGCAGGCCAAAACACTGGGCAAACTTTCTAGCGATGAACGTCCCGCTGCCGGCCAGAAAATCAACGACGCCAAAGGCCAGGTAGAGCAGGCCATCAACGCCCGCCGCAGCGATCTTGAACGCATTGCCATTGAAGCCAAACTGGCCAGCGAATCCATTGACGTCACCCTACCAGGCCGTGGCCAGGAACTGGGTGGCCTACACCCGGTTACCCGCACCCTGCAGCGCATTGAAGACTTCTTTGCCAGCGCCGGCTACAGCGTGGAACAGGGCCCGGAAATCGAAGACGACTACCACAACTTCGAAGCCCTCAACATTCCTGGCCACCACCCGGCCCGTGCCATGCACGACACTTTCTATTTTAATTCCGGCACACTGCTGCGCACCCACACCTCACCGGTCCAGATTCGCACCATGGAAGCCGGTAAACCGCCGTTCCGTATGATCTGCCCTGGCCGCGTATACCGCTGCGATTCCGACATGACCCACACCCCCATGTTTCACCAGGTGGAAGGGCTGTTGATTGAAAAGAACGTCAGCTTTGCCGACCTGAAAAGCACCGTGGAAGAGTTTTTGCGGGTGTTCTTCGAGCGCGATCTGAAAGTACGTTTCCGCCCATCTTACTTCCCGTTTACCGAACCTTCGGCGGAAGTAGACATCGAATGGGGCCGCGAAGCCGATGGCACTATCAAGTGGCTGGAAGTCATGGGCTGCGGCATGGTACACCCCAAAGTGTTCGAGCACTGCGGCATAGACGCCGAAGAATACCGTGGTTTTGCCTTTGGCATGGGCGTAGAACGCCTGGCCATGCTGCGCTACGGCGTCAACGACCTGCGCATGTTCTTCGAGAACGATCTGCGCTTTCTGCGCCAGTTCCGTTAA